One Natranaerobius trueperi DNA window includes the following coding sequences:
- the thiH gene encoding 2-iminoacetate synthase ThiH — protein sequence MSFLNTYKQLKDIDINEIFNRATFENINRALHKDQPTSKDFLLLLSPTAEKYLEDMAKRAHYLTKNFFGKTMMLYTPLYVSDYCANKCLYCGFKADNNFDRKTLTYKELEQEAKAISEMGIRHILILSGESRKHVPLNYLQNCVRLLKEYFSSISIEIYPLETEEYEELIKCGVDGLTIYQEVYNRDIYDTVHLQGPKTDYEFRLNAPERGLQAGMRRVNIGALQGLGPWRKETFITGMHAKYLLDNFPEAEVSISFPRLRPFAGQNNSLQYDEVSDKNLVQMIVASRIFLKSAGINISTRESSELRENLLPLGVTRMSAGVSTEVGGYSGVDEGKSQFEISDDRPVQKIKQVLLAHGYQPVLKDWEIF from the coding sequence TTGAGTTTTTTAAATACCTATAAACAACTTAAAGATATAGATATAAACGAAATTTTTAATAGAGCTACTTTTGAAAATATAAATAGAGCTCTTCACAAAGATCAACCTACTTCTAAAGATTTTTTATTACTTCTTTCCCCTACTGCTGAGAAATATCTTGAAGATATGGCCAAAAGAGCACATTATCTAACTAAAAATTTTTTTGGTAAAACTATGATGCTTTATACACCACTCTATGTAAGTGACTATTGTGCTAATAAGTGTTTATACTGTGGCTTTAAAGCAGATAATAACTTTGATAGAAAAACTCTAACTTATAAAGAACTAGAACAAGAAGCTAAAGCAATTAGTGAGATGGGGATAAGGCATATTCTAATTCTTTCAGGAGAATCAAGAAAACATGTTCCTTTAAATTATTTACAAAATTGTGTAAGGTTATTAAAAGAATATTTTTCCTCGATTTCTATTGAAATCTATCCGTTAGAAACTGAAGAATATGAAGAGCTAATTAAATGTGGAGTTGATGGTCTTACTATTTATCAAGAAGTATATAACCGCGACATATATGATACTGTTCACTTACAAGGTCCAAAAACTGATTATGAATTTCGATTAAATGCACCAGAAAGAGGATTACAAGCAGGTATGAGAAGAGTTAATATTGGTGCATTACAGGGACTCGGACCTTGGAGAAAAGAGACTTTCATTACAGGAATGCATGCTAAATATCTACTTGATAATTTTCCTGAAGCAGAGGTTAGTATCTCTTTTCCACGACTTCGCCCATTTGCAGGACAAAATAATAGTTTGCAATACGATGAAGTTTCAGATAAAAATCTTGTTCAGATGATTGTAGCTAGTAGAATTTTTTTAAAAAGTGCTGGAATAAACATCTCTACTAGGGAATCTTCAGAGCTTAGAGAAAATTTACTTCCTTTAGGAGTTACCCGTATGTCAGCAGGAGTCAGCACTGAAGTTGGTGGATATTCTGGGGTTGATGAAGGGAAAAGTCAATTTGAAATTTCTGATGATCGCCCTGTACAAAAGATTAAACAAGTTCTTTTAGCCCATGGTTATCAACCAGTCTTAAAGGATTGGGAGATTTTTTAA
- a CDS encoding BCCT family transporter, which translates to MEKKDKNIEKEETLEASREKIDKQLFSRNITKYGFDLNPAVSFSAGLIIIVFSLFALLNLELANEYVNIINDYIVTSFDWIFILSSSFYIVICLYIAFSRLGNVRIGGIYSEPEFSNFAWYSMLISAGMGIGLIFWAVGEPLFHFEIAPPIFESMHEKHTSLATTFFHWGLHPWAIYALIALALSFFSYNRNLPLSIRSVFYPFFKERVYGTLGDVIDGLAVLSTLIGLATSLGLGTQQINSGLDYMLGIGFNEYIQVALIIIITLFATASVLAGIDKGVKFLAGLNMRLAAILMIIILLLGPTGFILRLFSNSLGLYLNGIVEYSFFIAVEETAWQGDWSIFYLAWWISWSPFVGMFIARISKGRTIRELVLGVMVVPSLLSFLWMSVFGGTAIFINEQGAGGLFEVVENDVPVALFEMINLLNIPLLSEIFRVLLFILVTFLVVVYFITSSDSGSLVVNKITSGGKMDTPAKQRAFWAILEGIVAAVLLLIGGEKALLALQTAVISTGLPFAVVLVAMAFALIKGIEETRKRQKRKRDRRKFEKLIEMHENE; encoded by the coding sequence GTGGAAAAAAAAGATAAAAATATAGAAAAAGAAGAAACTTTAGAAGCTAGTAGAGAAAAGATTGACAAACAGCTATTTAGTAGAAATATTACAAAATATGGTTTTGATTTAAATCCTGCAGTTTCATTTTCTGCAGGACTTATAATTATAGTATTTTCTCTATTTGCTTTATTAAACCTCGAGCTAGCAAATGAATATGTAAATATAATCAACGATTACATTGTTACTTCTTTTGATTGGATTTTTATCTTGTCAAGTAGCTTTTACATTGTGATATGTCTTTATATTGCCTTTTCAAGACTTGGAAATGTCCGAATTGGTGGTATCTATAGTGAGCCAGAGTTTTCTAATTTTGCTTGGTATTCTATGTTAATATCAGCAGGTATGGGGATAGGCCTAATATTTTGGGCAGTTGGAGAACCATTATTCCATTTTGAAATAGCTCCACCTATTTTTGAGAGTATGCATGAAAAGCACACCTCTTTGGCCACAACTTTCTTTCATTGGGGATTACATCCATGGGCAATATACGCTTTAATAGCTTTAGCGCTTTCATTTTTTAGTTACAATAGAAATTTACCATTATCGATACGTTCCGTTTTCTATCCATTTTTCAAAGAACGAGTCTATGGAACTTTAGGAGATGTAATAGACGGTTTAGCTGTACTTTCAACTTTAATAGGTCTAGCTACTTCGTTGGGTTTGGGTACTCAACAGATAAATAGTGGATTAGATTATATGCTTGGGATAGGATTTAATGAGTATATTCAAGTAGCGCTTATAATAATTATCACTTTGTTTGCGACAGCCTCAGTATTAGCAGGAATTGATAAAGGAGTGAAATTCCTTGCTGGGTTGAATATGAGGCTTGCTGCTATTCTCATGATAATAATCTTACTTTTAGGTCCAACAGGTTTTATCTTAAGATTATTTTCTAATTCTTTAGGGCTTTATTTAAATGGAATTGTGGAGTACTCATTTTTCATTGCAGTTGAAGAAACTGCCTGGCAAGGTGATTGGTCAATATTTTATCTCGCCTGGTGGATATCATGGTCACCATTTGTTGGAATGTTTATAGCTAGGATTTCTAAAGGTAGAACAATTAGGGAATTAGTATTAGGGGTTATGGTAGTACCATCCTTATTGTCTTTTCTATGGATGTCAGTATTTGGAGGAACAGCTATATTCATAAACGAACAGGGTGCAGGTGGACTTTTTGAAGTTGTAGAAAATGATGTGCCGGTTGCGTTATTTGAGATGATAAATTTACTAAATATACCTTTACTATCCGAAATTTTTAGGGTTCTCTTGTTTATATTAGTAACCTTTTTAGTTGTCGTTTATTTTATAACTTCATCTGATTCAGGTTCATTAGTTGTAAATAAAATCACATCTGGAGGAAAGATGGACACACCAGCTAAACAAAGAGCTTTTTGGGCAATATTAGAAGGTATAGTGGCAGCAGTACTATTATTAATAGGAGGAGAAAAGGCTTTATTAGCCTTACAGACAGCTGTTATAAGTACAGGACTTCCATTTGCTGTTGTATTAGTAGCTATGGCCTTTGCTTTAATTAAAGGCATAGAAGAAACTCGTAAGAGACAAAAACGTAAGAGAGATAGACGTAAGTTTGAAAAATTAATCGAAATGCATGAAAATGAATAG
- a CDS encoding thiazole synthase, with protein MSNDLLRIGGKELENRLIIGTGKFPSKSIIPKVIEKSNTQAVTIALRRIDLHSEQENILEYVPNNCLLMPNTSGARTAEEAVKIAEIARAADCGDWVKIEVIRDSKYLLPDNHETLKASKVLVEKGFKVFPYVSPELSVAKALESFGVEAVMPLGAPIGTNKGIETRELVKILISEINLPIIVDAGIGKPSHAAEAMEMGCEAVLVNTAIATADNPPLMGEAFNQAVQAGRKAFLAKTAPVKDLADASSPLTGFLQN; from the coding sequence ATGAGTAATGATCTATTGAGAATAGGTGGTAAAGAACTTGAAAATAGGTTGATAATAGGTACTGGTAAATTTCCAAGTAAAAGTATAATCCCAAAAGTTATTGAAAAATCAAATACTCAGGCTGTAACCATAGCTCTTAGAAGAATAGATTTACATTCCGAGCAGGAGAATATACTTGAATATGTACCTAACAATTGTCTCCTAATGCCTAACACTTCTGGAGCTAGAACTGCAGAAGAAGCAGTTAAAATAGCTGAAATTGCCCGTGCAGCTGATTGTGGTGATTGGGTTAAAATTGAAGTTATTAGAGATAGTAAATATCTTTTACCTGATAATCATGAAACTTTAAAAGCTTCAAAAGTATTAGTTGAAAAAGGATTTAAAGTTTTCCCATATGTAAGCCCTGAATTATCAGTAGCTAAGGCACTAGAAAGTTTCGGTGTAGAGGCAGTTATGCCGTTAGGTGCTCCTATAGGTACAAATAAAGGTATTGAAACTAGAGAATTAGTTAAAATATTAATATCTGAGATTAACCTCCCAATTATTGTAGATGCTGGGATTGGCAAACCTTCACATGCAGCTGAAGCTATGGAAATGGGATGTGAAGCTGTATTAGTAAATACTGCTATTGCTACTGCTGATAATCCACCTCTAATGGGAGAAGCATTCAATCAAGCAGTTCAAGCTGGTCGTAAAGCGTTTTTAGCCAAAACAGCTCCTGTCAAAGATCTAGCGGACGCTTCCTCTCCTTTGACCGGTTTTTTACAAAATTAG
- a CDS encoding MTH1187 family thiamine-binding protein, which produces MSILPVGTGSSSISSYIKGAINEIEEEGLKYTITPTSIVIEGDIDTLLEISKKLHKKSLERTNRVVINIQIDDRTDKTVTIDRLVETARM; this is translated from the coding sequence GTGAGCATTTTACCTGTAGGAACAGGATCTTCTAGTATTAGTAGTTATATAAAGGGTGCTATAAATGAAATCGAAGAAGAGGGACTTAAATATACTATTACTCCTACATCTATAGTTATAGAAGGAGATATAGATACTTTGTTAGAGATTTCGAAAAAATTACATAAAAAGAGTCTTGAGAGGACCAATAGGGTAGTAATAAATATACAAATTGATGATAGAACGGATAAAACTGTAACTATAGATCGACTTGTAGAGACTGCAAGAATGTAA
- the thiS gene encoding sulfur carrier protein ThiS translates to MKLKINGEIKEVHQSITVNKLLEDLQVKPEGKIIVINQEILQKDNWEEYQLCENDEIEIITMVGGG, encoded by the coding sequence ATGAAACTAAAGATAAATGGAGAGATCAAAGAAGTTCATCAATCGATAACTGTAAATAAACTTTTAGAAGATCTACAAGTTAAACCTGAAGGTAAAATCATCGTAATAAATCAAGAAATACTTCAAAAAGACAATTGGGAAGAGTATCAACTTTGTGAAAATGATGAAATTGAAATTATTACTATGGTAGGAGGTGGTTAA
- a CDS encoding M24 family metallopeptidase: protein MNNYKERINSLKEVIRQNNISLAIIPPSPNLRYLTGYNGHQDERFFGFFIPKDGEPFLIAPELAKPQTEIMPVSEKLFYKDGEDPYQIILSVLNDRELSSNKILVDNSLNASFLLPIQRIFIQSEFELADNILKELRICKDHEEIKALKDAGELTDKVLGEVLSQQNWIAKTERDLALSLEFKLRNCGMEGVSFAPIVACGSNGATPHHKCGDTTIKEGIPIVIDFGGVYHGYASDMTRTVVFGEPDEEVKKVYTIVKQANEEAKKIVRPGIEAEKIDIVARKVIEEAGYGENFIHRTGHGIGMETHEAPMIVEGNKRLLKPGMTFSIEPGIYLPGKFGVRLEDIVVVTKNGIDSINNYPKELIQPI, encoded by the coding sequence ATGAATAATTATAAAGAACGTATTAACTCTTTAAAAGAAGTAATAAGGCAAAACAATATATCGTTAGCAATCATTCCTCCATCTCCTAATTTACGTTATTTAACAGGATATAACGGCCATCAAGATGAAAGGTTCTTTGGTTTTTTTATTCCAAAGGATGGTGAACCTTTTCTGATAGCACCAGAATTAGCTAAACCACAAACTGAGATAATGCCTGTTTCGGAAAAATTATTTTATAAAGATGGAGAAGATCCTTACCAGATCATCTTGTCAGTTTTAAATGACAGAGAATTGAGCAGCAATAAAATTTTAGTTGATAATAGTTTGAATGCTAGCTTCCTTCTCCCTATACAAAGGATTTTTATTCAAAGTGAGTTTGAGTTAGCAGATAATATCCTAAAAGAGCTCAGGATATGTAAAGACCATGAAGAAATCAAAGCATTGAAAGATGCAGGTGAACTGACTGATAAAGTTTTAGGCGAAGTATTATCACAACAAAATTGGATTGCAAAAACCGAAAGGGATCTTGCACTGTCTTTAGAATTTAAGCTTCGAAATTGTGGCATGGAAGGAGTAAGTTTTGCACCTATAGTAGCTTGTGGTTCTAATGGTGCTACTCCACACCATAAATGTGGAGATACAACAATAAAAGAAGGAATTCCCATAGTTATTGATTTTGGTGGTGTGTACCATGGTTATGCTTCAGATATGACAAGAACAGTAGTTTTTGGTGAGCCTGATGAGGAAGTTAAGAAAGTATATACAATTGTAAAACAGGCAAATGAGGAAGCCAAAAAAATTGTACGCCCAGGAATAGAAGCAGAAAAAATAGATATTGTGGCTAGAAAAGTAATTGAAGAAGCAGGTTATGGAGAAAATTTTATACATAGGACGGGACATGGAATTGGAATGGAAACTCATGAAGCACCCATGATTGTTGAAGGAAATAAAAGATTACTCAAACCAGGAATGACATTTAGCATCGAACCAGGGATTTACTTACCAGGCAAGTTTGGAGTTAGGCTAGAAGATATTGTAGTAGTGACGAAGAATGGAATTGATTCAATAAATAATTATCCTAAAGAATTAATACAACCTATTTAA
- the thiE gene encoding thiamine phosphate synthase, whose amino-acid sequence MNNSSNILNTDIYAITAEEFSKGRDNIQVVTEMLESGVEIIQYREKNKTAKEKLEQCKKIRELTYNAGCKFIVNDDIDIAILVDACGVHVGQNDLPIKEVRKLVGNEKIIGKSTHAPKQAHKAVEDGADYIGTGPVFQTDTKEKPPVGTEYVEYVAKNLDIPFVAIGGIKKHNLNEVKNKGATCFAMVTEIVGAVDISQQIKELRSIITS is encoded by the coding sequence TTGAATAACTCTAGTAATATTTTAAATACAGATATTTATGCTATTACCGCTGAAGAGTTTTCTAAAGGTAGAGACAATATTCAGGTTGTTACAGAAATGCTTGAATCCGGTGTGGAAATTATACAATATAGAGAAAAGAATAAAACGGCTAAAGAAAAACTAGAACAATGTAAAAAAATAAGAGAACTAACTTATAATGCTGGATGTAAATTTATTGTAAACGATGATATCGATATAGCTATTTTAGTTGATGCTTGTGGAGTTCATGTAGGACAAAATGATCTTCCTATAAAAGAGGTACGAAAATTAGTTGGAAATGAGAAGATAATCGGAAAATCAACTCATGCCCCAAAACAAGCCCATAAAGCAGTAGAGGATGGTGCTGATTATATAGGTACAGGACCTGTTTTTCAAACAGACACAAAAGAAAAACCCCCAGTTGGAACTGAATATGTAGAATATGTTGCAAAAAATCTCGATATTCCCTTTGTTGCAATTGGTGGTATAAAAAAACACAATCTAAATGAAGTGAAAAATAAAGGTGCTACATGTTTTGCTATGGTAACAGAAATTGTTGGAGCTGTAGACATCTCACAACAAATCAAAGAACTCAGAAGTATTATCACTAGTTAA
- a CDS encoding sodium:solute symporter family protein, translating into MELTHNPALLWYVIGYIVIIVGIGYVFSKKVSNTDDFMLAGRTLGSVILMGTLIATWVGSGTVTGGSTSIAYQFGLGPAILNGLGATLGILVLFAMANKIRSASKYTLSGALEEKYGTVAKILASVIIILAFVGIVSYQFTGLGMVLNAATGLPIETGTIIAAVIVIILATLGGLMSVAPTDALSAFIILIGLIIGIPYSIAFAGGWSELTSQVPASKLTLLGELNLIQLLGYIVPSLFLLLGDQNMYQRIASSKGNKESRMGIIGMFIGVGFVYPAVSIIGFASSATFPDIRPGMAFIAITTVLPDFIGGLLLAAVTAFIITTGSSYLLSAATNITMDIYGNYINPKSTSKQKLVFTRILIPVLGVLSYVLIQFFPTILEAQMYAYTVYAAGITPAILGVYLWGDRVTKQGGISSMISGVIVTLFFEFSNILDFHSAVISVPIAILVLIVVTLMTTNKVTNKEMIDDE; encoded by the coding sequence ATGGAACTGACCCACAACCCTGCGTTATTGTGGTATGTTATAGGGTATATTGTTATAATCGTTGGTATTGGATATGTTTTTTCTAAAAAGGTTTCAAACACAGATGATTTTATGCTTGCTGGTAGAACTTTAGGATCTGTAATTTTGATGGGTACACTTATAGCAACATGGGTTGGAAGTGGAACCGTTACAGGTGGAAGCACGTCTATTGCTTATCAATTTGGTCTTGGTCCTGCTATTTTAAACGGTTTAGGTGCTACGCTAGGTATTTTAGTATTATTTGCTATGGCTAATAAAATTAGAAGTGCAAGTAAATATACTCTTTCAGGAGCATTGGAAGAAAAATATGGTACGGTAGCGAAAATATTAGCTAGTGTAATTATTATTCTTGCGTTTGTAGGAATTGTTTCATATCAGTTTACTGGATTAGGTATGGTTCTTAATGCGGCAACTGGGCTTCCAATTGAGACAGGGACTATCATTGCTGCTGTAATAGTAATAATACTTGCAACACTTGGAGGTCTCATGTCAGTTGCACCAACAGATGCTTTAAGTGCATTTATTATTTTAATCGGTTTGATTATTGGTATCCCTTATTCAATTGCATTTGCAGGAGGATGGAGCGAATTAACAAGCCAAGTACCAGCCTCAAAGTTAACACTCTTAGGTGAGCTAAACCTAATACAGCTATTGGGTTATATTGTTCCTTCTTTATTCTTACTTCTAGGCGACCAAAACATGTACCAGCGAATAGCTTCATCTAAAGGTAATAAAGAGTCTAGGATGGGTATTATTGGAATGTTTATAGGGGTCGGCTTTGTTTATCCAGCAGTATCAATTATCGGCTTTGCTTCTAGTGCTACTTTTCCGGATATTAGGCCAGGTATGGCTTTTATAGCTATAACAACTGTTTTACCAGACTTTATAGGAGGTCTTCTACTGGCTGCAGTTACAGCATTTATAATAACAACAGGAAGTTCTTACTTATTGTCTGCTGCCACCAACATCACAATGGACATATATGGAAATTACATTAATCCAAAATCTACAAGCAAACAAAAACTAGTCTTTACACGTATTTTGATACCAGTACTAGGTGTATTATCTTACGTGCTTATTCAATTTTTCCCAACAATTTTGGAAGCTCAGATGTATGCTTACACAGTGTATGCAGCTGGTATAACTCCAGCAATACTAGGTGTTTACTTGTGGGGAGATAGAGTAACAAAACAGGGTGGTATATCATCAATGATTTCTGGTGTAATTGTTACACTATTTTTTGAGTTTTCCAATATTTTAGACTTCCACAGTGCTGTTATATCAGTACCAATAGCAATTTTAGTATTAATTGTAGTTACCTTAATGACAACGAATAAGGTAACAAATAAGGAGATGATTGATGATGAATAA